The following proteins come from a genomic window of Lycium ferocissimum isolate CSIRO_LF1 chromosome 4, AGI_CSIRO_Lferr_CH_V1, whole genome shotgun sequence:
- the LOC132052105 gene encoding GDSL esterase/lipase At1g71691-like has protein sequence MAEIFRLMSLGCLLFLLLNNAICQEEGGETRSAMVPAMFIFGDSLIDNGNNNNLPSFAKANYFPYGIDFNGGPTGRFSNGLTMVDVIAQLLGLPFIPPHSQASGDQMLFGINYASAAAGILDITGRNFVSRIPFNQQITNFESTLNQMRNNIGAADVAEALAKSIFFVGLGSNDYLNNYLMPNYNTKNQYNPEEYANLLSQQYNQQLIRLYNLGARKFVIGGVGLMGCIPSILAQSQNGACSEEVNQLVLPFHNNVRSMLNNLNTNLPGFRFSYIDIRNLFQDLLTNYRQYGFSQVNQGCCGVGRNRGQITCLPFQTPCANREQYIFWDAFHPTEAVNILFGRKAFSGGPDVVYPVNIQQLASL, from the exons ATGGCTGAAATATTTAGGCTAATGTCTTTGGggtgtttattatttttgttgttgaataatgcAATATGTCAAGAAGAAGGAGGTGAAACAAGAAGTGCAATGGTGCCAGCCATGTTTATATTTGGAGACTCATTGATAGACAATGGCAACAACAATAACTTGCCTTCTTTTGCAAAGGCTAACTATTTCCCTTATGGCATTGATTTTAATGGTGGCCCTACTGGTCGTTTCTCCAATGGTCTCACCatggttgatgttattg CTCAATTGCTTGGACTACCCTTCATTCCACCACACTCCCAGGCTTCTGGAGACCAAATGCTATTTGGAATCAACTATGCCTCTGCTGCTGCTGGCATTCTTGATATTACTGGCAGAAActtt GTAAGTCGCATTCCATTCAATCAGCAAATCACAAATTTTGAGAGCACGTTGAACCAAATGAGAAACAATATTGGAGCAGCAGATGTGGCAGAGGCACTAGCCAAATCTATTTTCTTTGTGGGATTGGGAAGCAATGACTACCTTAATAATTACCTCATGCCTAATTATAATACAAAGAATCAATATAATCCTGAAGAATATGCCAATCTCCTGTCTCAGCAGTACAATCAACAGCTTATA AGATTATATAATCTTGGAGCAAGAAAATTTGTGATTGGTGGAGTTGGACTAATGGGGTGTATTCCAAGCATTCTTGCACAAAGTCAAAATGGTGCATGTTCAGAGGAAGTGAATCAACTTGTTCTACCATTCCATAACAATGTTAGATCAATGCTCAACAACCTAAATACCAACCTCCCTGGCTTCAGATTTTCTTACATTGACATCAGGAATCTGTTCCAAGATCTCCTTACTAATTACAGACAATATG GTTTTAGTCAAGTAAATCAGGGATGCTGTGGGGTAGGGAGAAACAGAGGGCAAATAACATGTCTACCCTTCCAAACACCATGTGCTAACAGGGAACaatacatattttgggatgCATTTCATCCAACTGAGGCAGTTAACATCTTGTTTGGAAGGAAGGCTTTCAGCGGTGGACCTGATGTTGTTTATCCAGTGAATATTCAGCAACTTGCCAGTCTTTGA
- the LOC132052106 gene encoding uncharacterized protein LOC132052106 — protein MAKGKKELLSSAPWRVEEDDKFKDARMKVTSQPGKTATMHVPGKKTVNFKDNDDSLEIDPQLRYSFQRNFQFLQRVFSIDTVVKPLPPAMGYNVARNLTFFTSIFTQFFNPEGIANAQKSLGLGQEEKVRKVR, from the exons ATGGCGAAAGGGAAAAAAGAGCTGTTATCATCAGCACCATGGAGGGTAGAGGAAGATGATAAATTCAAAGATGCAAGGATGAAAGTGACAAGTCAACCAGGTAAAACGGCAACTATGCATGTTCCTGGTAAAAAAACAGTGAATTTTAAAGACAATGATGATTCTCTTGAAATTGATCCTCAACTTCGTTACAGCTTCCAACGTAACTTCCAG TTTCTTCAACGTGTCTTCAGCATTGACACAGTTGTTAAACCTCTGCCTCCTGCAATGGGGTACAATGTCGCTCGTAACTTGACCTTCTTCACGAGTATCTTTACGCAATTCTTTA ATCCTGAAGGAATAGCAAATGCACAAAAATCTCTCGGCTTAGGACAGGAAGAAAAAGTTCGTAAGGTCCGTTAA
- the LOC132054536 gene encoding glucuronoxylan 4-O-methyltransferase 3-like, producing MKENQLTSKNQHTMVNKLILSCIFFIFLLYLILRANSPSFKLKNISISSSTPSTCNKIPPSLAKSLLHYATTNRTPQQQMDEISVTYRVLEKKSPCNLLVFGLGFDSLMWSSFNHNGRTVFIEENQHWIDKITKEVPSLEAYHQTYDTRLDQAPELLSIGKREDSCKFVGDPRNSKCPLAITNLPKEVYENEWDLIMIDAPTGAGYDLPGRMKVIYTAGLLARNRENGETDVFVHDCKRYAEDKFSRNFLCEGYIREEVKYLRHFTIPSYRSGSIKSFCP from the coding sequence ATGAAAGAAAACCAACTGACATCCAAAAACCAGCACACTATGGTCAACAAGCTCATACTATCTtgtattttcttcatttttctcttgTACTTGATACTGAGAGCAAACTCCCCATCTTTCAAGCTAAAAAACATATCAATAAGCTCATCAACTCCATCAACATGCAACAAGATTCCACCATCTCTTGCTAAATCATTACTCCACTATGCCACTACCAATAGGACACCCCAACAACAGATGGACGAAATATCGGTAACATATAGGGTCCTTGAGAAGAAATCACCATGCAATTTATTGGTCTTTGGACTTGGATTTGATAGCTTAATGTGGAGTTCATTCAACCATAATGGTCGAACCGTCTTCATCGAAGAAAATCAACATTGGATAGACAAAATTACTAAAGAAGTACCTTCTTTAGAAGCTTATCATCAAACTTATGACACTAGACTTGATCAAGCTCCTGAACTTCTAAGTATAGGTAAAAGGGAAGATTCATGCAAATTTGTTGGTGATCCTAGAAATTCTAAGTGTCCACTTGCGATAACAAATTTGCCAAAAGAAGTATACGAAAATGAATGGGATTTAATCATGATTGATGCACCAACAGGTGCAGGTTATGATTTACCAGGGAGGATGAAAGTGATATATACTGCTGGATTATTGGCTAGGAATAGAGAAAATGGAGAAACTGATGTGTTTGTGCATGATTGTAAAAGGTATGCGGAAGATAAGTTCTCTAGGAATTTTCTTTGTGAGGGATACATAAGAGAAGAAGTTAAATATCTTAGGCACTTCACCATCCCAAGTTATAGAAGTGGTTCGATTAAATCCTTTTGTCCTTAA